A window from Lactiplantibacillus pentosus encodes these proteins:
- the groL gene encoding chaperonin GroEL (60 kDa chaperone family; promotes refolding of misfolded polypeptides especially under stressful conditions; forms two stacked rings of heptamers to form a barrel-shaped 14mer; ends can be capped by GroES; misfolded proteins enter the barrel where they are refolded when GroES binds), with amino-acid sequence MAKELKFSEDARSAMLKGVDQLANTVKSTLGPKGRNVVLEQSYGSPTITNDGVTIAKAIELDDHFENMGAKLVSEVASKTNDIAGDGTTTATVLTQSIVTEGMKNVTAGANPVGIRRGIEEATKTAVDSLHAMAHEVKTQEDIAQIASVSSASEETGKLIAEAMEKVGHDGVITIEESRGVDTSLDVVEGMQFDRGYLSQYMVTDNDKMEADLDNPYILITDKKISNIQDILPLLQSIVEQGKPLLIIADDISGEALPTLVLNKMRGTFNVVAVKAPGFGDRRKEQLQDIAILTGGTVITDDLGLELKDTTIDQLGQANKVTVTKDNTTIVEGAGSKDAISERVEFIRNQISETTSDFDKEKLQERLAKLAGGVAVVRVGAATETELKERKYRIEDALNATRAAVEEGFVAGGGTALINVIKDVAALKETGDVQTGINIVKRALEEPVRQIAENAGLEGSVIVEKMKEQKPGVGFNAATDEWVDMIEAGIVDPTKVTRSALQNAASVSALLLTTEAVVAEKPEENAPAAPAAPNPGMGGMM; translated from the coding sequence AACGTCGTATTGGAACAATCATATGGTTCACCAACCATTACTAATGATGGGGTTACCATTGCCAAAGCCATCGAATTAGATGACCACTTTGAAAACATGGGTGCCAAGTTAGTTTCTGAAGTTGCTTCAAAGACTAATGACATCGCCGGTGATGGGACGACCACTGCGACTGTTTTGACGCAATCCATCGTAACGGAAGGTATGAAGAACGTTACGGCCGGTGCTAACCCTGTTGGCATTCGTCGTGGGATTGAAGAAGCTACTAAGACGGCGGTTGACTCATTACACGCGATGGCACACGAAGTTAAGACGCAAGAAGATATTGCGCAAATCGCTTCTGTTTCATCAGCAAGTGAAGAAACTGGTAAGTTAATTGCTGAAGCCATGGAAAAAGTTGGTCATGATGGTGTCATCACGATTGAAGAATCCCGTGGTGTTGATACGAGCTTGGACGTTGTTGAAGGGATGCAATTCGACCGCGGCTACTTATCACAATACATGGTTACTGATAATGATAAGATGGAAGCCGACTTGGACAACCCTTATATCTTAATCACAGATAAGAAGATTTCAAACATTCAAGATATCTTACCATTGTTACAATCAATCGTTGAACAAGGCAAGCCATTGTTGATCATTGCTGATGACATTTCTGGCGAAGCTTTACCAACCTTAGTATTGAACAAGATGCGTGGGACGTTTAACGTTGTCGCTGTTAAGGCACCCGGTTTTGGTGATCGGCGTAAGGAACAATTACAAGATATCGCTATCTTAACTGGCGGAACGGTTATCACTGACGATCTTGGCCTTGAATTGAAAGATACGACGATCGATCAATTAGGTCAAGCTAACAAAGTAACGGTTACTAAGGACAACACGACCATCGTTGAAGGTGCGGGTTCTAAGGACGCCATCTCCGAACGGGTTGAATTCATCCGTAACCAAATCAGTGAAACGACTTCTGACTTTGACAAAGAAAAGTTACAAGAACGTTTAGCTAAATTAGCCGGTGGGGTTGCCGTTGTTCGTGTCGGTGCCGCTACTGAAACTGAATTGAAAGAACGCAAGTACCGGATTGAAGATGCTTTGAACGCAACCCGGGCCGCCGTTGAAGAAGGCTTTGTTGCCGGTGGTGGTACTGCCTTGATCAACGTGATCAAAGACGTTGCTGCATTGAAGGAAACTGGTGACGTTCAAACTGGGATCAACATTGTCAAACGTGCTTTGGAAGAACCAGTTCGTCAAATCGCTGAAAACGCTGGTTTGGAAGGCTCCGTTATCGTTGAAAAAATGAAGGAACAAAAGCCAGGTGTTGGTTTCAACGCTGCGACTGACGAATGGGTCGACATGATTGAAGCTGGTATCGTGGATCCAACTAAGGTGACACGTTCTGCTTTACAAAATGCCGCATCTGTTTCAGCCTTACTCTTAACGACTGAAGCCGTTGTTGCTGAAAAACCTGAAGAAAATGCACCTGCTGCACCAGCCGCACCAAACCCAGGTATGGGCGGTATGATGTAA
- a CDS encoding APC family permease, with product MWRYLKRLVIGKPLKTMDEGGQALTKFKALALLSSDALSSVAYGTEQITTVLITLSAAALMYQLYVAALVLVLLFAITMSYRQIIRAYPSGGGAYVVASTNWGRPAGLVAGGSLLVDYMLTVAVSVTSGTEAITSAVPALANYQVLIAVLIVIAIMALNLRGMRESASFLTFPVYFFIIMIIGMILWGIMNIASGNLTYHASAAVGAPVQGMTLVLFLRAFSSGSSSLTGVEAISNAVPNFKRPKRKNAANTLAIMSLVLAVFFGGITYLSYYLGIKPQADNTVLSQIATAVFGHGLFYYLLQLATALILAVAANTGFSAFPILAYNLAKDKFLPHAYMDRGDRLGYSNGIISLAVGAIALIFIFHGKTTLLIPLYAVGVFVPFTLSQSGMIVHWLRERGQWWWMKAAVNFLGALISLGLVVFLFLLHFGNVWPYLIVMPLLLYMFFRIHVHYKRVAAQLRVVAKEKAAIHDYDGATVIVLVSNVTRVTAQAVNYARSIGDYVIAMHVSFDENPEKEHKTAAEFKETFPDVRFVDIHSSYRSIATPTLRFCDVIAKRAAERNFSTTVLVPQFVPKKPWQNILHNQTSLRLRAVLNSRENIIVSTYNYHLKE from the coding sequence ATGTGGCGTTATTTAAAACGGTTAGTTATTGGGAAACCGTTAAAAACCATGGACGAGGGTGGGCAAGCGCTCACTAAGTTCAAGGCCCTGGCGCTGCTGTCGTCAGATGCGCTATCATCAGTGGCTTATGGTACTGAACAGATTACGACGGTCTTAATTACACTTTCAGCGGCTGCTTTGATGTATCAATTGTATGTCGCGGCGTTAGTGCTGGTCCTACTGTTTGCCATCACGATGTCGTACCGGCAAATTATCCGGGCTTATCCATCTGGCGGGGGCGCCTACGTGGTTGCTAGTACTAACTGGGGTCGTCCAGCTGGACTAGTGGCTGGGGGCTCGCTGCTTGTCGACTACATGCTGACGGTGGCGGTTTCGGTGACTTCAGGTACTGAAGCCATTACGTCGGCAGTTCCGGCGTTAGCCAATTACCAAGTGCTGATTGCGGTACTGATCGTGATCGCAATTATGGCGCTGAATCTGCGTGGAATGCGTGAATCCGCATCATTCTTAACGTTCCCCGTATACTTTTTCATTATTATGATTATTGGCATGATTCTGTGGGGCATTATGAATATTGCGAGTGGTAACTTAACTTACCATGCATCCGCCGCTGTTGGGGCGCCCGTACAAGGTATGACGCTAGTACTGTTCCTGCGAGCCTTCTCCTCTGGGTCGTCATCACTGACCGGGGTTGAAGCCATCAGTAACGCGGTGCCAAACTTTAAACGGCCTAAGCGTAAAAATGCGGCCAATACGCTTGCCATTATGTCGCTCGTGTTGGCAGTATTCTTTGGTGGAATCACTTATTTGAGTTACTACTTGGGAATCAAACCGCAAGCAGACAATACCGTGCTGTCACAAATTGCGACGGCGGTCTTTGGTCACGGCTTGTTCTACTACTTGCTCCAATTAGCTACTGCCTTGATTTTAGCGGTTGCCGCTAACACCGGTTTTTCCGCGTTTCCAATCTTGGCGTACAACTTGGCGAAGGATAAATTCCTGCCACATGCTTACATGGACCGGGGCGACCGGCTAGGCTACTCTAATGGGATTATCTCGTTAGCCGTCGGGGCGATCGCGCTCATCTTTATTTTCCATGGTAAGACGACGCTCTTGATTCCGTTATACGCGGTCGGGGTGTTCGTGCCGTTTACGTTATCTCAATCCGGGATGATCGTGCACTGGTTGCGCGAACGTGGTCAATGGTGGTGGATGAAAGCCGCTGTTAACTTCCTCGGTGCCTTGATTTCGTTAGGACTAGTGGTCTTCTTATTCTTGCTCCACTTCGGCAACGTTTGGCCATACCTAATCGTGATGCCACTGTTGCTTTACATGTTCTTCCGGATTCACGTGCATTATAAACGAGTAGCTGCCCAGTTGCGGGTAGTCGCAAAGGAAAAGGCCGCTATTCATGATTATGATGGGGCCACGGTGATCGTGCTCGTCTCAAATGTCACGCGGGTAACGGCCCAAGCGGTCAACTATGCGCGTTCGATTGGGGATTACGTGATTGCGATGCACGTGTCTTTCGATGAAAATCCTGAAAAGGAACATAAAACGGCCGCGGAATTCAAAGAAACCTTCCCGGATGTTCGGTTCGTCGATATTCATTCGTCGTATCGTTCGATTGCCACGCCAACGTTACGCTTCTGTGATGTGATTGCCAAACGGGCGGCGGAACGGAACTTCTCTACTACCGTTTTAGTCCCACAATTTGTGCCTAAAAAGCCTTGGCAGAATATTCTGCATAACCAGACCAGCTTACGGCTGCGCGCGGTATTAAATTCGCGTGAAAATATTATTGTGTCGACTTATAACTACCATTTAAAAGAATAG
- a CDS encoding glycosyltransferase family 4 protein, giving the protein MIRFEILVCLVATMIVSAILTPFVRKLAFKIGAVDKPNVRRVNKIPMPTMGGLAIFISYTVGTTVLYLMHQFPSRIFFALLGGELIIIATGIIDDIYELKPRQKMLGITLAALEVYFIGGIRMTTFTFPLLGLIHFQWLSLPVTLLWILAITNAVNLIDGLDGLATGVSIISLTTMGIIGLFFLNANMFVSLLIFTLVAAMMGFLPYNFFPARIYLGDTGSLFIGFMTAVFSLFGLKNVTLISVGIPVMILGVPITDTVYAMIRRILNKKPISQADKHHLHHRLMQLGLTHRQTVMVIYGIALIFSFISLLYPISSIWGSVLLTIGLLLGLELFVEAIGLAGDNRQPLLDWIKRTVARLTSKTNH; this is encoded by the coding sequence ATGATCAGGTTTGAAATTTTAGTATGCCTAGTGGCGACCATGATAGTTTCTGCAATCTTGACGCCGTTTGTGCGGAAGCTCGCATTTAAAATCGGGGCGGTGGACAAACCGAATGTCCGGCGGGTCAATAAAATACCGATGCCAACAATGGGTGGCTTAGCGATTTTTATTTCCTATACCGTCGGGACAACTGTCCTCTATCTGATGCACCAATTTCCTAGTCGCATCTTTTTCGCGCTATTAGGTGGCGAGCTGATTATTATTGCGACTGGAATTATCGACGATATTTATGAACTGAAACCCCGTCAGAAGATGTTGGGTATCACATTAGCGGCACTTGAAGTTTACTTTATCGGTGGCATCCGAATGACGACCTTTACCTTTCCGTTGCTGGGATTGATTCATTTCCAATGGTTAAGTTTGCCGGTGACGCTGTTATGGATTTTAGCCATCACCAATGCGGTGAACCTAATTGATGGTCTGGACGGCTTAGCGACCGGAGTCTCAATCATTTCACTCACGACGATGGGGATCATCGGGTTATTCTTCTTGAATGCGAATATGTTTGTCTCGTTGCTGATTTTTACCCTAGTTGCAGCGATGATGGGCTTCCTGCCGTACAATTTCTTCCCAGCAAGAATTTATCTGGGGGATACGGGTTCCTTGTTCATCGGTTTCATGACGGCGGTGTTCTCGTTGTTTGGCCTCAAAAACGTGACGTTGATTTCCGTTGGGATTCCAGTGATGATTTTAGGCGTGCCAATCACGGATACGGTCTACGCGATGATTCGCCGGATCTTGAATAAAAAGCCGATTTCGCAGGCGGATAAACATCACCTGCACCACCGGCTGATGCAATTAGGATTGACCCATCGACAAACCGTCATGGTCATTTACGGGATTGCATTGATTTTTTCGTTCATTTCATTGCTTTACCCGATTTCATCGATCTGGGGTTCAGTTCTCCTGACGATTGGCTTGTTACTGGGACTGGAACTCTTCGTTGAAGCAATTGGCTTAGCTGGCGATAATCGTCAGCCGTTACTCGATTGGATCAAACGAACCGTTGCCCGGCTGACGTCCAAGACTAATCATTAA
- a CDS encoding phosphate ABC transporter substrate-binding protein has protein sequence MKKALTLGALAVTMTVLLAGCGSSSATSTKNTSSSGSGSSKTTKIVATGSTALQPLVEQAGQAYQNEHANVTINVQGGGSGAGLSQVAKGSVNIGNSDLFAQEQKGLDAKGLVDHKVAVVGMAPVVNKDAGVTNVSKQELVKIFQGKITNWKDVGGKDEKITVVNRAQGSGTRATFEKWGLDNAKVATSQEQDSNGTVQKIVSTTPGAISYLAFSYVKSDVQALAIDNVKPTEANVATNKWKIWAYEHMYTKGQPTGELKNFLTYMTSKSVQGSLVKKLGYIPLTSMKVDRGQSGAITDLK, from the coding sequence ATGAAAAAAGCACTGACACTCGGCGCATTGGCAGTAACGATGACCGTTTTACTAGCCGGTTGCGGCAGTAGCTCAGCTACGAGCACGAAGAACACGAGTAGTAGTGGTAGTGGCAGCTCAAAAACAACCAAGATTGTGGCAACCGGATCAACCGCGTTACAACCACTGGTCGAACAAGCTGGCCAAGCTTACCAAAATGAACATGCCAACGTGACGATCAACGTTCAAGGTGGTGGTTCCGGTGCCGGCCTTAGCCAAGTTGCTAAGGGCTCAGTTAATATTGGAAACTCAGACTTATTTGCACAAGAACAAAAAGGGTTAGACGCCAAAGGGTTAGTTGATCATAAAGTGGCCGTTGTGGGGATGGCACCTGTCGTTAATAAGGATGCCGGGGTCACGAATGTTTCTAAGCAAGAATTAGTTAAGATTTTCCAAGGCAAGATTACCAACTGGAAAGATGTCGGTGGTAAGGACGAAAAGATCACCGTTGTCAACCGGGCACAAGGTAGTGGGACGCGGGCAACGTTTGAAAAATGGGGCTTAGATAATGCCAAAGTGGCAACGAGCCAAGAACAAGATTCAAACGGGACGGTTCAAAAAATCGTCAGCACCACACCGGGGGCAATCAGTTACTTAGCGTTCTCATACGTTAAGTCTGATGTTCAAGCCTTAGCCATTGACAATGTTAAACCAACTGAAGCCAACGTTGCCACTAACAAGTGGAAGATCTGGGCATACGAACACATGTATACTAAGGGTCAACCAACTGGCGAATTAAAGAACTTCTTGACGTACATGACGTCCAAGTCAGTTCAAGGCAGTTTGGTTAAGAAATTAGGTTACATTCCGTTGACTTCAATGAAAGTTGACCGGGGCCAATCAGGTGCCATTACTGATTTGAAATAA
- a CDS encoding YigZ family protein gives MTKPYYTITQDTVFEQTIKKSRFIAHLYRITSEEDAQAKIAAVRAANPKANHNCFAYMLGDDDHIQRMSDDGEPSGTAGSPILEVLKANDVHDVLAVVTRYFGGIKLGAGGLIRAYNGTPAAAIEACGKVERVLQMRLAIALDYRNVDALNYYLQQNQLVILNTDYGVQVTQTIAVSAAELAAVQTAITNLLSGQVTFTEQGEQFAEVPVSQD, from the coding sequence TTGACGAAACCCTATTACACCATTACCCAAGACACGGTCTTTGAACAGACCATCAAGAAATCGCGCTTCATCGCACACCTTTACCGCATTACCAGTGAGGAGGACGCCCAGGCTAAAATTGCCGCGGTCCGCGCTGCCAACCCGAAGGCGAACCATAATTGCTTTGCCTACATGCTAGGCGACGACGACCACATTCAACGGATGAGTGATGACGGTGAACCCTCAGGAACGGCCGGCTCCCCAATTCTGGAAGTCCTTAAAGCCAACGACGTTCACGATGTTTTGGCGGTCGTGACACGCTACTTTGGCGGGATCAAGCTGGGGGCTGGCGGCCTAATTCGCGCCTACAACGGGACCCCGGCCGCTGCAATCGAAGCGTGTGGCAAAGTCGAACGGGTTTTACAGATGCGGCTGGCGATTGCTCTTGATTACCGCAACGTCGACGCGTTGAACTATTACTTGCAGCAAAACCAACTGGTCATACTAAATACCGATTACGGCGTTCAAGTCACCCAGACGATCGCAGTGAGTGCAGCAGAGTTAGCCGCGGTGCAAACGGCCATCACTAATTTATTGAGTGGTCAAGTGACCTTCACTGAACAGGGTGAACAGTTTGCGGAAGTACCGGTATCTCAGGATTAA
- a CDS encoding DEAD/DEAH box helicase — protein MQAQELYGRQLALSAEAARDLPAGCQVLPAMQVTATQVQCQRCGSQLDRQRAQLPNEQYYCYQCLNLGRISTLVKLYHMSEPNAFATVPTCTWTGQLTAQQAACAQMIQEKFAARERQLLWAVTGAGKTEMLFPGITWALAQRWRVAIASPRVDVCLELAPRLRAAFADAPIAVLHGRDPEPYQYTQLTICTTHQLLRFRHAFDVLIIDEVDAFPFAANPRLAFAVKQALKPDGALLYLTATPSPALLRQVRRGQLAISYLPLRFHQHLLPTITVRLQPNWPQLLAHGKLPRCLIQRLRQYQTRHQRFLLFVARIEQLAPVHHLLQQLFPQMAGQTVHSADPDRLTKVQQMRDKAVQYLITTTILERGVTLPGIDVIVLGADDAVFSTAALVQIAGRVGRSKAQPTGLVWFICQQHGRNIKQAQRQIRTVNRKGRALRASMPIVSKSDSD, from the coding sequence GTGCAAGCACAAGAACTATATGGTCGGCAGTTAGCCTTATCCGCCGAGGCCGCGCGTGACTTACCGGCTGGCTGTCAAGTTTTGCCAGCGATGCAAGTGACGGCGACCCAGGTCCAGTGTCAACGCTGTGGCAGTCAGCTGGACCGCCAGCGCGCGCAATTACCGAACGAACAGTATTATTGTTACCAATGTCTGAATCTAGGTCGTATCAGCACCCTCGTTAAACTCTATCATATGTCAGAACCGAATGCTTTTGCAACGGTCCCGACCTGTACTTGGACTGGTCAGCTAACGGCTCAACAAGCCGCGTGTGCACAAATGATTCAAGAAAAGTTTGCCGCACGAGAACGACAATTATTGTGGGCGGTGACCGGTGCAGGGAAAACGGAAATGCTGTTTCCCGGGATCACTTGGGCCTTAGCACAACGGTGGCGCGTGGCCATTGCGTCACCGCGAGTCGATGTTTGTTTGGAACTGGCGCCCCGATTGCGAGCAGCATTTGCGGATGCGCCAATTGCCGTGCTGCATGGCCGTGACCCGGAACCGTATCAATATACGCAACTGACGATTTGTACGACCCATCAATTGTTACGTTTTCGCCACGCCTTTGATGTCCTGATTATTGATGAAGTTGACGCTTTTCCATTCGCAGCTAATCCGCGCTTGGCATTTGCAGTCAAGCAAGCGCTCAAACCAGATGGCGCACTACTGTATTTAACGGCGACCCCTAGTCCGGCGCTGTTACGGCAAGTTCGACGAGGACAGTTAGCGATTAGTTATTTGCCATTACGGTTTCATCAACACTTACTGCCGACGATTACGGTGCGATTGCAGCCCAACTGGCCCCAGTTACTAGCACACGGCAAGTTGCCGCGGTGCCTAATTCAACGGTTACGGCAGTATCAGACGCGGCACCAACGCTTTTTGTTATTTGTGGCGCGAATCGAACAGTTGGCGCCCGTGCATCATCTGCTCCAACAGTTATTTCCGCAAATGGCGGGGCAGACGGTACATTCGGCGGACCCAGACCGGTTGACGAAGGTCCAGCAGATGCGAGATAAAGCCGTTCAATACTTAATTACGACAACGATTCTGGAGCGCGGCGTGACACTGCCGGGAATCGATGTCATTGTCTTAGGTGCGGATGATGCCGTGTTTTCGACGGCGGCGCTGGTGCAGATTGCGGGCCGGGTCGGTCGTAGCAAGGCACAACCAACTGGACTAGTCTGGTTTATTTGTCAGCAGCATGGCCGTAACATTAAGCAAGCACAGCGTCAGATTCGTACCGTCAATCGAAAGGGGCGAGCATTGCGTGCCAGCATGCCTATTGTGTCAAAGTCAGATTCAGATTAA
- a CDS encoding ComF family protein, translated as MRRPVVCDRCWQRFESIKRLHACPGCGRAQDQPTQCLDCARWPTLAGFHNEALFRYNEAMQTYFHQYKFSGDYQLRQVFATVFQQAVCQRIAHTAAIVVTIPVTLATMQTRGFNQVSGWIPTIETAAVLTTQATTKLVPQSKKDRHARLLTPQPFKLTTPTDITGQSILIVDDIYTTGRTIRHAASLLLENGAKSVTGLTLAR; from the coding sequence ATGCGCCGCCCAGTGGTTTGTGACCGTTGCTGGCAACGCTTTGAGTCGATCAAGCGTCTCCATGCTTGTCCAGGTTGTGGGCGCGCACAAGACCAACCGACGCAATGTCTCGATTGTGCCCGCTGGCCGACATTAGCTGGTTTTCATAACGAAGCCCTATTTCGTTACAATGAGGCGATGCAAACTTATTTTCATCAGTATAAATTCAGCGGCGACTATCAATTGCGACAGGTGTTTGCGACGGTGTTTCAACAAGCTGTTTGCCAGCGCATCGCCCACACCGCAGCAATAGTTGTGACGATTCCTGTCACGCTCGCGACGATGCAGACCCGGGGATTCAACCAAGTGAGTGGGTGGATACCCACGATTGAAACGGCGGCAGTACTGACGACTCAAGCGACGACTAAGTTAGTGCCGCAGTCCAAAAAAGACCGGCACGCGCGGTTGCTGACGCCCCAACCGTTTAAATTAACCACGCCGACAGATATTACCGGTCAGTCGATTTTAATTGTCGATGATATTTATACGACGGGCCGCACGATTCGGCATGCGGCCAGCCTGCTTTTAGAAAACGGTGCCAAGAGCGTGACAGGGCTGACCCTCGCCCGTTAA
- the hpf gene encoding ribosome hibernation-promoting factor, HPF/YfiA family, with protein sequence MLNFNIRGENIEVTQAIRDYVQKRVGKLQKYFDNNVDSIAHVNLKVHPDKTAKVEVTIPLPYLVLRAEETSPDMYASVDLVTDKLERQIRKYKTKVNRKSREKGYKAIDFAATDETVAAADNDQDDKLDVVRTKRVALKPMDNEEAILQMDMLGHDFFIYEDAETDAINIVYRRNDGRYGLIETDDNH encoded by the coding sequence ATGCTAAATTTTAATATTCGCGGTGAAAATATCGAAGTGACCCAAGCAATTCGGGACTACGTTCAAAAACGGGTGGGCAAGTTACAGAAGTACTTTGACAATAATGTTGACTCAATTGCCCATGTCAACTTAAAAGTTCACCCAGACAAGACGGCTAAAGTCGAAGTCACTATTCCACTTCCCTATTTAGTTCTCCGGGCAGAAGAAACTTCTCCTGATATGTATGCGAGCGTTGATTTGGTGACCGACAAGTTGGAACGCCAAATCCGTAAGTATAAAACTAAGGTCAACCGTAAGTCCCGTGAAAAGGGCTACAAAGCGATTGACTTTGCAGCGACTGATGAAACAGTTGCCGCTGCCGACAATGATCAGGACGATAAGTTAGACGTTGTACGCACGAAACGCGTGGCTTTAAAGCCAATGGATAATGAAGAAGCAATTCTGCAAATGGATATGCTCGGCCATGACTTCTTTATCTACGAAGATGCGGAAACCGACGCAATTAATATCGTCTATCGGCGTAACGATGGCCGTTATGGTTTGATTGAAACCGACGACAATCACTAA